Proteins found in one Coffea eugenioides isolate CCC68of chromosome 5, Ceug_1.0, whole genome shotgun sequence genomic segment:
- the LOC113770844 gene encoding protein TPX2 — MAVAEDPNGNNTSEAYMIDEAYEFRAPKFYDFIDGETQEDMKKAELWFETACSYAPSPFMPRIKAGRSVQLASICDFNEGENLHKASESSESTATCSTAKESTLELESQIRPQAAGELRASEIKNVNPVELKEEPSRSLTSAELDGKESSVPVGGEVSTPAPPTNSGRNKSQQTDSKKQQTARKIASMLKNPPALKSKYQSQSRSSKPASVRKDTNVKSTVETPNFAQENQAVKRQKLEGGKSRQILNVKPQNLPHKTRNGLVSSSSNLCLSTAKTNKENRKLYVREPAIPFVSMAEMMKKFQSNTREMSLPPRSSSSLSHDSAAGTVQRKPKLTLTRPKEPEFETAQRARPVRVKSSAELEEEMMAKVPKFKARPLNKKILETPTLPKLPRTTPQLPEFKEFHLETMARANQNAETSTVASIESSQAFESYLWKPHLTAPKSPRLQTSLRARTPKIKSSDELEEEELEKVPKFKARPLNRKIFESKGDLGMFCNTKRQVTMPQEFHFATDERIPPATNVADMFDKLSINSERQQDKPIPGNTTPNPFHLHTEERGAEKEKKLVSELLQKQWEEERARIPKALPYPYTTDYPVIPPKPEPKPCTRPEPFELESLVRHEEEIQREMEERQQRETEEAQMRIFKAQPILREDPIPVPEKARKPLTEVQTFNLHVDHRAVDRAEFDKKVKEKEMMYKRYREEAESERLMEEEKALKQLRRTLVPHARPVPNFEHPFLPQKSSKQVTKPKSPRLNILKRKEKRRMVCPVPATASSLPTQMR, encoded by the exons ATGGCGGTTGCTGAAGACCCAAATGGTAATAATACTAGTGAGGCATACATGATAGATGAGGCCTATGAATTCAGGGCCCCAAAATTCTATGACTTTATTGATGGTGAAACGCAGGAAGATATGAAAAAGGCAGAGCTTTGGTTTGAGACTGCTTGTAGTTATGCCCCTTCTC CATTTATGCCCAGAATCAAGGCTGGCAGGTCCGTGCAACTTGCTAGTATATGTGATTTTAACGAGGGTGAGAATTTGCACAAG GCATCAGAATCATCGGAATCAACAGCTACTTGTAGTACTGCAAAAGAGTCAACTTTGGAATTGGAGAGCCAAATCAG GCCCCAGGCTGCTGGAGAACTTAGGGCATCTGAAATTAAGAATGTGAATCCAGTTGAGCTTAAAGAAGAACCTTCAAGAAGTCTTACTAGTGCT GAATTAGATGGGAAGGAATCTTCTGTCCCAG TTGGCGGAGAAGTTTCAACCCCAGCACCACCAACAAATTCTGGGAGGAATAAATCCCAGCAAACTGATTCCAAGAAGCAACAGACAGCCAGAAAGATAGCCAGTATGCTGAAGAACCCTCCAGCATTGAAGTCGAAATATCAGTCACAATCAAGAAGCAGTAAACCAGCTAGTGTCAGAAA GGACACAAATGTGAAAAGCACTGTTGAAACTCCTAATTTTGCTCAGGAAAATCAAGCCGTAAAGCGGCAAAAACTTGAAGGGGGCAAATCTAGGCAG ATCCTTAATGTCAAACCCCAAAATTTGCCCCACAAAACAAGGAATGGCCTGGTCAGCAGCAGTTCCAACTTATGCTTGTCAACTGCCAAAACCAACAAGGAGAATAGAAAG CTTTATGTTCGAGAACCTGCTATACCATTTGTTTCGATGGCAGAAATGATGAAGAAGTTTCAGTCCAACACACGAGAGATGTCTCTGCCTCCTAGGAGCAGCAGTTCACTATCACAT GATTCTGCTGCTGGAACAGTGCAACGGAAGCCCAAGCTCACGTTGACAAGGCCAAAGGAACCTGAGTTTGAAACAGCTCAGAGGGCGCGTCCAGTGAGAGTAAAGAGTTCTGCTGAGCTTGAGGAAGAAATGATGGCTAAAGTCCCCAAGTTTAAAGCTCGGCCATTAAATAAAAAG ATTTTGGAAACGCCGACTTTGCCTAAATTGCCAAGAACCACACCCCAGCTTCCAGAATTTAAG GAATTTCATCTGGAAACAATGGCAAGAGCAAATCAGAATGCAGAAACATCTACTGTAGCATCTATAGAATCTTCTCAGGCTTTTGAA AGTTATCTGTGGAAGCCACATCTCACAGCACCAAAATCACCTCGTCTTCAAACATCACTTAGGGCACGGACGCCAAAGATCAAAAGTTCTGATGAATTGGAAGAAGAAGAACTAGAAAAAGTTCCCAAGTTCAAGGCAAGACCTTTAAACAGGAAG ATATTCGAGAGTAAAGGAGATTTGGGAATGTTCTGCAACACCAAAAGGCAGGTCACTATGCCTCAAGAATTTCATTTTGCCACAGACGAAAGGATCCCACCAGCAACTAATGTGGCTGACATGTTTGACAAG ctttcaATCAATTCAGAACGTCAACAGGACAAACCTATTCCTGGGAACACTACTCCTAACCCTTTCCATTTGCATACAGAG GAAAGAGGAGCAGAGAAAGAGAAGAAACTGGTTAGTGAGCTTTTGCAGAAACAGTGGGAGGAAGAAAGGGCTAGGATTCCAAAAGCTTTGCCATATCCTTACACCACTGATTACCCTGTG ATTCCACCCAAACCAGAGCCAAAACCTTGCACAAGACCAGAACCTTTTGAATTAGAGAGTTTGGTGAGgcatgaagaagaaatacagaGGGAGATGGAAGAAAGGCAGCAAAGGGAGACTGAAGAAGCCCAAATGAGAATATTTAAGGCCCAACCTATATTGAGAGA GGATCCAATTCCAGTCCCTGAAAAAGCACGTAAACCACTCACAGAGGTTCAGACATTCAATCTTCATGTAGACCATCGAGCTGTTGATAGAGCTGAATTCGATAAAAAG GTCAAGGAGAAAGAAATGATGTACAAGAGATATAGAGAGGAAGCTGAATCAGAAAGACTG ATGGAAGAAGAGAAGGCATTAAAACAACTAAGAAGGACATTGGTGCCTCATGCCCGACCAGTTCCTAACTTCGAGCATCCTTTCTTACCACAAAA
- the LOC113770954 gene encoding ribonuclease 1-like, translating into MEKTVKIMLSAFIMLLVHASLPSTISSADNPPDFFYVYLKWPGSQCATKEGCCLKKTPKPARDFIITGFQPYYFNGTWPENCDPASHLDVSKISHLRTRLEAHWPSLTCPGSNPEKLWSDAWKKYGTCSKPTLKNQQEYFRQALAVRKSANLLKILGDAGIRPDGSSYPRDTISDTIIGGGLHFPGLACSTDKDGNSQLDQVILCTGSDAKTFTECPGNGFGCDGDVKFPHF; encoded by the exons ATGGAGAAAACTGTGAAAATCATGCTATCAGCTTTCATCATGCTTTTAGTCCATGCATCTTTGCCTTCAACAATCTCAAGTGCCGATAATCCGCCAGATTTCTTCTACGTTTACCTGAAG TGGCCTGGTTCTCAGTGTGCTACAAAAGAAGGATGTTGTCTCAAAAAAACACCAAAACCTGCAAGAGACTTCATAATTACTGGATTTCAACCATATTACTTCAATGGGACCTGGCCAGAAAATTGTGACCCTGCAAGCCACTTGGATGTATCAAAG ATCTCACATCTGAGAACAAGATTGGAAGCTCATTGGCCGTCACTTACTTGCCCTGGTAGTAACCCAGAGAAGCTATGGTCAGATGCATGGAAAAAATACGGGACATGCTCAAAACCTACCCTAAAAAATCAACAAGAATACTTCAGGCAAGCACTTGCAGTAAGGAAAAGTGCTAATCTCCTCAAAATACTCGGTGATGCAG GTATTCGACCCGATGGATCATCTTATCCAAGGGATACAATCTCAGATACCATAATAGGTGGAGGGTTGCACTTCCCTGGACTAGCGTGTAGCACAGACAAGGATGGCAACTCGCAGCTAGATCAAGTCATTCTTTGCACAGGTTCTGATGCAAAAACATTTACTGAATGTCCCGGGAATGGATTTGGATGTGACGGAGATGTCAAATTCCCTCACTTCTGA
- the LOC113770809 gene encoding probable protein phosphatase 2C 58 isoform X1 encodes MNGKEILHKMKEKACFAAPPSPDAGIGKSKIPKHVTHGYYLLKGKSNRPMEDYLVSELRRLDKNELGLFAIFDGHMGNDVAKYLQSHLFDNILKEHDFWTNTEDAIRRAYHRTDNNILEQSKKLGRGGSTAVTAILINCEKLVVANVGDSRAVICKKGLANQLSVDHEPSKEKNIIESKGGFVSNIPGDVPRVDGQLAVARAFGDKSLKQHLSSEPDIKVEIIDDDVEFAILASDGLWKVMSNQEAVDLIKDIKDPNSAAKRLTEEALARKSRDDISCIVVRFQ; translated from the exons ATGAATGGAAAGGAGATTCTTCATAAGATGAAG GAAAAAGCATGCTTTGCCGCACCACCATCACCTGATGCAGGGATAGGGAAAAGCAAAATACCAAAACACGTCACTCATGGCTATTACCTGTTGAAGGGAAAATCGAATCGTCCCATGGAAGATTATTTGGTTTCTGAGCTCAGGCGGTTAGACAAAAATGAGTTGGGACTATTTGCAATATTTGATGGGCATATGGGAAATGATGTTGCAAAATACTTGCAATCCCACCTATTTGACAATATTTTGAAGGAG CATGACTTCTGGACTAATACAGAAGATGCAATTAGAAGAGCCTATCACAGAACCGATAACAATATATTAGAACAGTCAAAGAAATTGGGGAGAGGTGGTTCAACTGCAGTGACTGCGATCCTTATTAATTGTGAGAAGCTTGTAGTAGCAAATGTTGGAGACTCTCGGGCCGTAATATGCAAGAAAGGACTTGCCAATCAACTATCGGTTGATCATGAgccaagcaaggaaaagaataTCATTGAGAGCAAGGGTGGCTTTGTATCAAATATTCCTG GTGATGTTCCTCGAGTTGATGGACAGTTGGCAGTGGCTAGGGCTTTTGGAGACAAAAGCTTGAAGCAACATCTTAGCTCTGAACCAGATATAAAAGTAGAGATAATTGACGATGATGTTGAATTTGCTATTTTGGCAAGTGATGGATTATGGAAG GTAATGTCAAATCAAGAAGCTGTTGATTTGATCAAGGACATAAAGGATCCGAATTCGGCAGCAAAACGTCTAACTGAGGAGGCCCTAGCTAGGAAAAGTAGAGATGATATCTCTTGCATAGTTGTGAGGTTTCAATGA
- the LOC113770809 gene encoding probable protein phosphatase 2C 58 isoform X2 has translation MEDYLVSELRRLDKNELGLFAIFDGHMGNDVAKYLQSHLFDNILKEHDFWTNTEDAIRRAYHRTDNNILEQSKKLGRGGSTAVTAILINCEKLVVANVGDSRAVICKKGLANQLSVDHEPSKEKNIIESKGGFVSNIPGDVPRVDGQLAVARAFGDKSLKQHLSSEPDIKVEIIDDDVEFAILASDGLWKVMSNQEAVDLIKDIKDPNSAAKRLTEEALARKSRDDISCIVVRFQ, from the exons ATGGAAGATTATTTGGTTTCTGAGCTCAGGCGGTTAGACAAAAATGAGTTGGGACTATTTGCAATATTTGATGGGCATATGGGAAATGATGTTGCAAAATACTTGCAATCCCACCTATTTGACAATATTTTGAAGGAG CATGACTTCTGGACTAATACAGAAGATGCAATTAGAAGAGCCTATCACAGAACCGATAACAATATATTAGAACAGTCAAAGAAATTGGGGAGAGGTGGTTCAACTGCAGTGACTGCGATCCTTATTAATTGTGAGAAGCTTGTAGTAGCAAATGTTGGAGACTCTCGGGCCGTAATATGCAAGAAAGGACTTGCCAATCAACTATCGGTTGATCATGAgccaagcaaggaaaagaataTCATTGAGAGCAAGGGTGGCTTTGTATCAAATATTCCTG GTGATGTTCCTCGAGTTGATGGACAGTTGGCAGTGGCTAGGGCTTTTGGAGACAAAAGCTTGAAGCAACATCTTAGCTCTGAACCAGATATAAAAGTAGAGATAATTGACGATGATGTTGAATTTGCTATTTTGGCAAGTGATGGATTATGGAAG GTAATGTCAAATCAAGAAGCTGTTGATTTGATCAAGGACATAAAGGATCCGAATTCGGCAGCAAAACGTCTAACTGAGGAGGCCCTAGCTAGGAAAAGTAGAGATGATATCTCTTGCATAGTTGTGAGGTTTCAATGA
- the LOC113772057 gene encoding zinc finger CCCH domain-containing protein 2-like, translating into MSLSTFSSSSDMTSVFADQQQQHKFHLLSYLNKKSPREIEIPPRKLLSRRAAASGAMHLDSGDMFMDSPKAEEALLQKFLPYNNIDDDDADPYSSDHFRMYEFKVRKCTRSRSHDWTDCPFAHPGEKARRRDPRRYHYSGTVCSEFRRGNCSRGDNCEYAHGVFECWLHPSRYRTEACKDGKNCKRKVCFFAHSPRQLRVLPANCHETASSPVNSPVEKQQQHHRNVNHCCMYCHSVAASPTSTLMGISHLSPPLSPPLSPPISQAKAAQFSPVSRYKDHFASVEPCGMVQFSSGGLSYKDALTELMSSIEAMRVKESSSHAAASNNGISLPWLDVNFNGDDQQQFILSPSTPSPGTSNFLSRNFPSRNFIEENKYTENGLAGPDLEWVNDLLT; encoded by the coding sequence ATGtctttatcaacattttcatcATCATCAGATATGACTAGCGTTTTTGCTGATCAGCAGCAGCAACACAAGTTTCACCTGCTCAGCTACCTCAACAAGAAGAGCCCTAGGGAGATTGAGATCCCACCAAGAAAGCTTCTCAGCCGCCGTGCTGCCGCCTCCGGGGCCATGCATCTTGATAGCGGTGACATGTTTATGGATTCTCCCAAAGCTGAAGAAGCCCTTCTTCAGAAATTCTTGCCTTACAACAacattgatgatgatgatgctgaTCCTTACTCATCCGATCATTTCAGAATGTACGAATTCAAGGTCAGGAAGTGCACTCGCAGCCGTAGTCATGACTGGACAGACTGCCCTTTTGCTCATCCGGGCGAAAAGGCCCGGAGGAGGGATCCCCGAAGGTATCACTATTCTGGAACTGTTTGCTCTGAATTTCGCCGTGGAAATTGCAGCCGCGGCGACAACTGTGAGTATGCTCATGGTGTTTTTGAGTGTTGGTTACACCCTTCTCGCTATCGGACCGAGGCATGCAAAGATGGGAAGAATTGCAAGCGAAAGGTCTGTTTTTTCGCTCATTCTCCTCGCCAGCTACGTGTTTTGCCTGCCAATTGTCACGAAACCGCTTCATCTCCAGTGAATTCTCCTGTTGAAAAGCAGCAGCAGCACCACAGGAATGTGAACCATTGCTGTATGTATTGCCATTCTGTTGCTGCTTCACCTACCTCTACTCTGATGGGGATATCCCATTTGTCTCCGCCGTTGTCTCCACCGCTTTCGCCGCCGATCTCACAGGCGAAAGCGGCCCAGTTTTCTCCTGTTTCGAGGTACAAGGATCATTTTGCAAGCGTTGAGCCATGCGGGATGGTTCAGTTTAGTTCTGGTGGGTTGAGTTACAAAGATGCATTAACAGAGTTGATGAGCTCTATTGAGGCCATGCGCGTGAAGGAGTCTTCATCCCATGCAGCTGCAAGTAATAACGGGATTAGTTTACCATGGCTTGATGTGAATTTCAATGGTGATGATCAGCAGCAGTTCATTCTGTCTCCTTCAACCCCAAGTCCAGGGACAAGCAATTTCCTGAGTAGGAATTTTCCAAGCAGGAATTTTATTGAAGAAAACAAGTACACTGAAAATGGCCTGGCTGGACCTGATCTGGAGTGGGTCAATGATCTCTTGACCTAA